One genomic region from Salvelinus fontinalis isolate EN_2023a chromosome 18, ASM2944872v1, whole genome shotgun sequence encodes:
- the lsm3 gene encoding snRNA-associated Sm-like protein LSm3, protein MADEVEQQTTTNTVEEPLDLIRLSLDERIYVKMRNDRELRGRLNAYDQHLNMILGDVEETVTTVEIDEETYEEIYKSTKRNIPMLFVRGDGVVLVAPPLRVG, encoded by the exons ATGGCGGATGAAGTTGAACAG CAAACGACCACCAACACAGTGGAGGAGCCACTGGATCTGATCAGGCTCAGTTTGGATGAAAGGATATATGTTAAGATGAGAAACGACCGAGAACTCAGGGGCAGATTGAAT GCCTATGATCAGCACTTGAACATGATCTTGGGAGATGTTGAGGAGACGGTGACAACAGTAGAGATTGATGAGGAGACGTATGAAGAAATTTATAAG TCAACGAAGAGGAACATCCCCATGTTGTTTGTGAGAGGTGACGGAGTCGTCTTGGTAGCTCCTCCGCTCAGGGTGGGCTAG